A portion of the Bacillus thuringiensis genome contains these proteins:
- a CDS encoding GerAB/ArcD/ProY family transporter encodes MGNLKFQKVTLFEFIIFIHSLQLASGMLIMPSPLATTAGTDGWISIILGWIVTSIIGVFIILMLQKNPNKNFSQILKTYFGKWIGTILFLAYAFYLFFAGFNTLLKATDIVKVWIFPSTPAYQITILLLLPFIILALSGLRALTSYSMLVFFFTTWMPLFLLFSLKTNYNPLHLLPIFKEGLYPIVKATKETITPYAGLEIAYYIYPFLQKKQKAIKGLLIANTGTMFFYLYVTILSYIYFSPEGIKDVIWPVFHLLKGVRFSFMERLEIIYIAYYLIVFSTTIYPYLFFSFESVTISLQKNARNWVLLAFMLFIVGLFIFLNPDVDQYLFIYSLMDILNVVFFILLPILFFTYSILFTWITRRKQL; translated from the coding sequence ATGGGGAATCTTAAGTTCCAAAAAGTAACTTTATTCGAATTTATTATTTTCATTCATTCGCTGCAACTTGCATCTGGTATGTTAATTATGCCAAGCCCACTTGCTACTACTGCTGGTACAGATGGCTGGATTTCGATCATTCTCGGATGGATAGTTACTTCTATAATCGGTGTATTTATTATATTAATGTTACAAAAAAATCCTAACAAAAATTTCTCACAAATCTTAAAAACATACTTTGGTAAATGGATAGGGACAATTCTTTTTCTTGCATATGCCTTTTATCTATTTTTTGCTGGATTTAATACTTTATTAAAGGCAACTGATATTGTAAAAGTGTGGATATTCCCTTCCACTCCTGCTTATCAAATCACCATATTATTACTATTACCTTTCATTATTTTAGCCCTGAGTGGGTTAAGGGCTCTTACTAGTTATTCTATGCTTGTTTTCTTCTTCACTACTTGGATGCCACTATTTCTTCTTTTTTCACTAAAGACTAACTACAATCCTTTACACCTACTACCTATATTTAAAGAAGGATTATACCCTATTGTAAAAGCAACAAAAGAAACCATTACTCCTTATGCTGGGCTAGAAATTGCATATTATATATACCCATTCTTACAAAAAAAACAAAAAGCCATAAAAGGACTACTAATAGCGAATACTGGAACCATGTTTTTCTATCTATATGTTACTATTCTTTCTTATATATACTTTAGTCCAGAGGGGATAAAAGACGTAATCTGGCCAGTATTTCATCTGTTAAAAGGGGTTCGTTTTTCTTTCATGGAACGATTAGAAATTATATATATCGCTTACTATTTAATTGTATTTTCCACTACGATATATCCGTATTTATTTTTCAGTTTTGAATCTGTGACCATTTCACTTCAAAAAAACGCCCGCAATTGGGTGCTGCTTGCTTTTATGTTATTTATAGTTGGCCTATTTATTTTCCTAAATCCTGATGTGGATCAATATTTGTTTATATATTCTCTTATGGATATCTTAAATGTCGTTTTCTTTATTCTATTACCAATCTTATTTTTCACTTACAGTATTCTTTTTACTTGGATTACTAGGAGGAAACAACTTTGA
- a CDS encoding phosphatidylinositol-specific phospholipase C gives MNKIKMRNFFKISILTCITLASLSTPSTILADSHPGYSYESNIGYQNPSWMSKIEDSTKISEISIPGTHGTMALHGASFLDENLTRNQTMSLSQQLNSGIRYVDMRVKRVKDSFTMYHGVVNQKAVFEDVLKETIQFLKDHPTETILMRLKEETTPESGSLSFEEIFLKYKNVNASYFWDPNSVPTSDRNNPTLGGTRGKIVILQNFTSAQLYGIDYEGLNIQDKFEIGSGPDEIYTKWIAIKNHLHNTNINFNNGKIYLNHFSGTGGAAAFLNNVYPWFVASGKESRNTDSSPKLIQTNSTNAWSDFPRDRNGQVYYGGMNTLGTELLQQGAIKHSGIIAADFPGPGLIDSIIKLNGIHSNEKEILISQISSESSPLSGQQNRSSQNFKIDSLPVGTKELKWVIEPSEKDYPYTISFNVMIDVSLGIDSTRWKNISHESRTEAYTNTKYYIASPIGATSKFTVKIYAITN, from the coding sequence ATGAACAAAATAAAAATGAGAAATTTCTTTAAAATTAGTATCCTTACTTGTATTACACTAGCAAGTTTAAGTACACCATCTACTATTTTAGCTGATAGTCATCCAGGTTACTCCTATGAATCCAATATAGGGTATCAAAATCCATCGTGGATGTCGAAAATAGAAGATTCAACAAAAATAAGTGAAATATCTATTCCAGGGACTCACGGTACGATGGCTTTACATGGAGCGAGTTTTCTTGATGAAAATTTGACAAGAAATCAAACTATGAGTTTATCCCAACAATTAAATTCCGGAATTCGATATGTAGATATGCGTGTTAAACGTGTAAAAGATTCTTTTACAATGTATCATGGCGTTGTAAATCAAAAAGCTGTGTTTGAAGATGTATTAAAAGAGACCATTCAATTTTTAAAAGATCATCCAACAGAAACAATATTAATGCGCTTAAAAGAAGAAACTACTCCTGAAAGTGGATCTCTATCATTTGAGGAGATATTTTTAAAATATAAAAACGTTAATGCTTCATATTTTTGGGATCCTAATTCCGTACCAACTTCAGATAGAAATAACCCTACTTTAGGAGGTACCCGCGGAAAAATTGTAATCTTACAAAACTTTACATCCGCTCAATTGTACGGGATTGATTACGAAGGTTTGAATATACAAGATAAATTTGAAATTGGAAGCGGACCAGACGAAATATATACAAAATGGATTGCGATAAAAAACCATCTACATAATACAAATATTAATTTTAATAATGGAAAAATTTATCTCAACCATTTTAGTGGTACGGGAGGCGCAGCCGCATTTTTAAATAATGTATATCCTTGGTTTGTTGCAAGCGGAAAAGAAAGCAGAAATACTGACAGTAGTCCTAAATTGATTCAAACGAATTCCACTAATGCGTGGAGTGATTTCCCTCGCGATAGAAACGGACAAGTATACTATGGGGGGATGAATACACTTGGGACCGAACTCTTACAACAAGGCGCAATTAAACATTCTGGTATCATCGCGGCTGATTTTCCCGGTCCAGGTTTAATTGATAGTATCATTAAATTAAATGGTATACATTCAAATGAAAAAGAAATATTAATTTCACAAATATCATCTGAATCTAGTCCTTTATCAGGGCAACAAAATCGATCCAGCCAAAACTTTAAAATTGATAGTTTACCTGTAGGTACCAAAGAATTAAAATGGGTTATTGAGCCTTCAGAAAAAGATTATCCTTATACTATTTCTTTCAATGTAATGATTGATGTTTCCCTAGGAATAGATTCTACTCGTTGGAAAAATATTTCACATGAATCTAGGACTGAAGCTTACACAAATACTAAATATTATATTGCAAGTCCAATTGGTGCCACTAGCAAATTCACAGTGAAAATATACGCTATTACAAATTAG
- the pssA gene encoding CDP-diacylglycerol--serine O-phosphatidyltransferase, with translation MFNQIVKVIPNLFTIGNLLCGVFSITLNMSEYLGLASIFIFFSAVLDFLDGRIARKLKVNSEFGVELDSLADIVSFGVAPALLFHTIATPSILTSLAFILFPTMGALRLAKFSIKPTIGYFKGLPIPAAGLSLAGMGLFSYSNTWITLTLALLMVSPIRFKKF, from the coding sequence TTGTTTAATCAGATTGTGAAAGTTATACCAAATTTATTTACGATTGGAAATTTATTGTGTGGTGTTTTCTCAATCACCTTAAATATGAGTGAATATTTGGGATTAGCCTCTATTTTCATTTTCTTTTCAGCTGTTTTAGATTTTCTTGATGGAAGAATTGCGAGAAAATTAAAAGTGAATAGTGAGTTTGGTGTAGAATTGGATTCCTTAGCTGATATTGTTAGTTTCGGCGTCGCTCCTGCGCTTTTATTTCATACGATAGCAACACCTTCTATTTTAACTTCTTTGGCATTTATCCTTTTCCCAACAATGGGTGCTTTAAGATTAGCTAAATTTAGTATTAAACCAACTATTGGATATTTTAAGGGATTACCTATTCCAGCTGCAGGATTATCATTGGCTGGTATGGGATTGTTTTCATATAGCAATACATGGATTACATTAACCCTTGCTCTCTTAATGGTAAGTCCCATTAGGTTTAAAAAATTTTAA
- a CDS encoding Fic family protein, whose protein sequence is MRDFFDDKYKNIELKRRLINLISEISEFKGKLAAYQEQNPDIFNSLEKTIPLHYIKNFTTIYEDIKVPNKRLKELILDDIVPQNISEDAIFCYYQTLSFVHKNSCTLLINPATIQELHFQLIHYITSDSAKWREKPFIIPGIPEHGMHLNSYRILPHELIPQFMEQLCDQYNSLNTSKGLHSLLLIARFILNFYCIVPFNQGNNRLAFMLMQLLLIRSGHTFVKYVCLDKYIKKHESDYYNSIYKSSVNWYCGEHNNSFWLKTFLTIILEAYKDLHNTVLDSICKHTKVERIQDFILKQKQPFTKESIRNTYPDIAESTISKALNSLQLFGHIKLVTKGRSAKWIKI, encoded by the coding sequence ATGAGAGACTTTTTTGATGATAAGTATAAAAATATTGAATTGAAAAGGAGGTTAATAAATTTAATAAGTGAAATTAGCGAATTCAAAGGAAAATTAGCTGCTTATCAGGAACAAAACCCGGACATATTTAATAGCTTAGAAAAAACTATACCACTACATTACATAAAAAATTTCACAACTATTTACGAGGATATAAAAGTTCCTAATAAAAGATTAAAAGAACTTATTTTAGATGATATCGTACCTCAAAATATTTCGGAAGATGCTATTTTTTGCTATTATCAAACACTTTCTTTTGTACATAAAAACTCCTGTACTTTATTAATCAATCCAGCAACTATACAGGAATTACATTTTCAACTAATACATTACATTACCTCTGACAGTGCCAAATGGCGTGAAAAACCTTTTATTATTCCAGGAATTCCAGAACATGGAATGCACTTGAATAGTTACCGCATTCTTCCGCATGAACTTATTCCACAGTTTATGGAGCAATTATGTGATCAATACAACTCATTAAATACTAGTAAGGGGCTTCATTCACTTTTATTAATAGCTCGTTTTATATTAAATTTTTATTGCATAGTCCCTTTCAATCAAGGTAATAACAGGTTGGCATTTATGTTAATGCAATTGCTGTTAATTAGGAGTGGACACACATTTGTAAAATATGTATGTTTGGATAAATATATTAAGAAACATGAATCTGATTATTACAATTCGATTTATAAATCTTCGGTGAATTGGTACTGCGGGGAACATAATAATAGCTTTTGGTTAAAAACGTTTTTAACAATTATATTAGAGGCTTACAAAGATCTTCATAACACAGTTCTAGATTCTATATGTAAACATACTAAAGTTGAGAGAATTCAGGATTTTATACTTAAACAAAAACAACCCTTTACCAAGGAAAGTATTCGTAACACTTATCCAGACATTGCAGAGAGTACAATCAGTAAGGCTTTAAATTCCTTGCAACTGTTTGGCCATATTAAGCTAGTTACAAAAGGAAGAAGCGCAAAGTGGATTAAAATTTGA
- a CDS encoding spore germination protein, which yields MSLHEETLETKTDKTIEKIQTSNLKQLKNTLDNIFDISADLIEHPLQLKTNTNILLYYFEGLTDGVALKTNVVTPLLQEVNEDSQIFNSNIIATHTKIVYTWNEIKEGLLEGQCVLFMEKEKRSLLINTKGWAERAIQEPISEVTIKGSHDGFIENATKNIGLIRRYIPSTELKIKKLTIGERATSLVYLIYLGDVANADVVQEIETRICKIKTDAVLSIGELSNYTKDQNWTPFPQAYLSERPDAISNHILDGKVAVLMDRSPGAMVVPMNLIGFFQTPDDYNIHWLIASFFRLLRFAGFIIAIFLPAFYIAIVSFHFEIIPIDLYTSIATSRVKVPFSPLLEAFIMEITLEMLREAGIRLPQPIGQTIGIVGGIVIGQAAVQAGLVSNVMVIIVSITAIASFIVSNYDLSSSIRLIRFPMMLLAYFYGIVGIVSGLMLLFAHFVSLTSYGSPYGMPIAPFRLQELKDSFVRFPISMITTRSSTGQPKQRKKKEGG from the coding sequence TTGTCCTTACATGAAGAGACCTTAGAAACTAAGACAGATAAAACCATTGAAAAGATCCAAACAAGTAACTTAAAACAACTTAAAAATACACTAGATAATATCTTTGATATTAGTGCAGATTTAATTGAACATCCTTTGCAATTAAAAACAAACACGAATATTTTACTATATTATTTTGAAGGCCTTACAGATGGTGTTGCATTAAAAACCAATGTTGTTACACCATTATTACAAGAAGTAAATGAAGACAGTCAAATATTTAATTCTAATATTATTGCTACTCATACCAAAATAGTATATACATGGAATGAAATTAAAGAAGGATTACTTGAGGGGCAATGTGTACTGTTTATGGAGAAAGAAAAGCGGTCACTTCTAATAAATACAAAAGGCTGGGCAGAGAGAGCAATTCAAGAGCCAATTTCAGAAGTTACTATTAAAGGATCCCATGATGGATTTATTGAAAATGCCACAAAAAATATAGGTCTTATCCGTCGATATATTCCTTCTACAGAGTTAAAAATCAAAAAGCTGACGATTGGAGAACGAGCCACTTCTTTAGTCTATTTAATTTACTTAGGTGATGTAGCAAACGCAGATGTAGTCCAAGAAATTGAAACTAGAATCTGTAAAATCAAAACAGATGCGGTATTAAGTATTGGAGAGCTATCTAATTATACAAAAGATCAAAATTGGACTCCTTTTCCACAGGCTTATTTAAGCGAGCGCCCAGACGCCATTTCAAATCATATACTTGATGGGAAAGTAGCAGTATTAATGGATAGATCCCCTGGTGCAATGGTTGTTCCTATGAATTTGATTGGATTTTTTCAAACCCCAGATGACTATAATATTCATTGGCTCATCGCATCATTTTTTCGCTTATTACGATTTGCAGGATTTATTATAGCTATTTTTTTACCCGCATTTTATATTGCTATAGTCTCTTTTCACTTTGAAATTATTCCTATAGACTTATACACTTCTATTGCAACATCAAGAGTCAAAGTCCCTTTCTCCCCCTTATTGGAAGCTTTTATAATGGAAATTACACTAGAAATGCTACGTGAAGCTGGTATTCGCTTACCACAACCAATTGGACAAACTATTGGGATCGTTGGAGGGATTGTAATTGGACAGGCGGCTGTTCAAGCTGGTCTTGTTAGTAACGTTATGGTTATTATCGTATCTATTACAGCCATTGCTTCATTTATTGTTTCTAATTATGATTTATCAAGTTCTATACGCCTTATCCGTTTTCCAATGATGTTATTGGCCTACTTTTATGGGATTGTCGGTATTGTTAGTGGATTAATGCTCTTATTTGCTCATTTTGTTTCACTAACTTCCTATGGTTCACCATACGGCATGCCAATCGCACCATTTCGTCTCCAAGAGCTAAAAGATTCTTTTGTAAGATTTCCTATTTCGATGATTACCACCCGCTCGAGTACAGGACAGCCGAAACAAAGAAAGAAAAAAGAAGGTGGTTAA
- a CDS encoding FAD-binding oxidoreductase yields MEITIEHVVNELKGILPEDRVVINMTVRELHSKDESYHVSSLPDVVVFPKTTEEVSSIMKIASQHGTAVVPFGVGSSLEGHVIPYEKGITMDFSLMNKILEIREKDFLVRVQPGVTRSQLNKELKKYGLFFSVDPGADATLGGMAATNASGTTAVKYGVMRDQVRDLEVVLADGEVIHTGNLAAKSSSGYHLNGIFVGSEGTLGCFTELTLKVYGIPEHVMAARASFPTINDAVEAVINILQAGIPIARIELVDELSMKQVNHYNETSYREEPTLFLEFHGNEAGLKQDIEFTKEIVLDHKCIEIAFETETAARNKLWDARHNLAYSYVHSYPGKKLMSTDVCVPISELAGAIQHAKEVLDKVGLIGGILGHVGDGNFHVLLMIDANDKEEVKKADEINESIVLYALKRGGTCTGEHGVGIGKRKYQEEEHGAALFVMEKIKKALDPQNILNPNKVFQLKDRG; encoded by the coding sequence ATGGAAATAACAATTGAACATGTAGTAAATGAATTAAAAGGCATACTTCCTGAAGATCGAGTAGTAATAAATATGACAGTAAGAGAGTTACATAGTAAAGATGAATCTTACCATGTTAGTAGTTTACCTGATGTAGTTGTTTTTCCAAAAACGACCGAAGAAGTTAGCTCGATAATGAAAATAGCGAGTCAGCATGGGACAGCTGTCGTTCCATTTGGAGTAGGGTCCAGTTTAGAGGGACATGTAATTCCTTACGAAAAAGGAATTACAATGGACTTTTCTCTTATGAATAAAATACTTGAAATAAGAGAAAAGGATTTTCTTGTGAGAGTACAGCCAGGGGTGACGCGCTCTCAGCTTAATAAAGAATTGAAAAAGTATGGATTATTTTTTAGTGTAGACCCAGGAGCTGATGCAACGTTAGGAGGAATGGCTGCTACAAATGCGAGCGGAACGACAGCGGTAAAGTATGGTGTAATGCGTGATCAAGTGCGAGATTTAGAAGTCGTTCTTGCTGATGGAGAAGTAATACATACCGGGAATTTAGCGGCGAAGTCATCATCAGGTTATCATTTAAATGGTATTTTCGTAGGATCAGAAGGAACACTTGGATGTTTCACGGAGTTAACTTTAAAAGTATACGGTATACCAGAACATGTTATGGCTGCGAGGGCATCGTTTCCAACTATAAATGATGCAGTAGAAGCTGTAATTAACATATTACAAGCAGGTATTCCAATCGCGAGAATTGAACTCGTTGATGAATTATCTATGAAACAAGTAAATCATTACAATGAAACAAGTTACAGAGAAGAACCGACACTGTTTTTAGAGTTTCACGGCAATGAAGCAGGGTTAAAGCAAGATATTGAATTTACGAAAGAAATCGTTCTTGATCATAAATGTATAGAAATTGCATTTGAGACGGAAACAGCAGCGAGAAATAAACTGTGGGATGCAAGACATAACTTAGCGTACTCTTACGTGCATAGTTATCCTGGTAAAAAGCTAATGAGTACAGACGTATGTGTGCCAATTTCGGAATTAGCTGGCGCAATTCAACATGCGAAAGAGGTATTAGATAAAGTAGGCCTTATTGGTGGTATTCTCGGTCATGTTGGGGATGGGAATTTCCATGTACTCTTAATGATTGACGCAAATGATAAAGAGGAAGTGAAGAAGGCAGACGAAATAAACGAAAGTATCGTTTTGTATGCTCTTAAACGAGGAGGAACGTGTACAGGAGAACATGGCGTTGGAATCGGAAAACGAAAGTATCAAGAAGAAGAACATGGGGCGGCATTATTTGTAATGGAGAAAATAAAGAAAGCTCTTGATCCGCAAAATATTTTGAATCCGAATAAGGTGTTTCAATTAAAAGATAGGGGCTGA
- a CDS encoding DUF2871 family protein — MKKLYNASFTYLIIGLLSGIFAREYGKYKGILGSTLLNLLHTHTLVLGFFFFLIALGLAKVFAFHEVQGFNKWFVLHNIALTLMLGSLAARGLLQLNGADFKGLTYIVGFSHSLMAVTLIWFMLLIKKSFKM, encoded by the coding sequence ATGAAGAAATTATATAATGCATCGTTTACGTATTTGATTATCGGTTTATTATCAGGGATTTTCGCCAGGGAGTATGGTAAGTATAAAGGGATTTTAGGATCTACTTTATTAAATCTTTTGCATACACATACACTTGTACTTGGATTTTTCTTCTTTTTAATTGCTTTAGGATTAGCAAAAGTATTCGCGTTTCATGAAGTGCAAGGGTTTAATAAGTGGTTTGTTTTACATAACATTGCATTAACATTAATGTTAGGTTCGCTAGCAGCGAGAGGGCTTCTTCAGTTAAATGGAGCTGACTTTAAAGGGTTAACTTATATTGTAGGGTTTTCTCATTCGTTGATGGCAGTTACTTTAATTTGGTTTATGTTGTTAATAAAAAAATCGTTTAAAATGTAG
- a CDS encoding Ger(x)C family spore germination protein, protein MIRKWIWIVICCVYIIGCSQRIPLEKVSLILLIGLDRTPNGDIKVGTSIPLFHHKQQKSTIEHWTQASTVYTGFSKIDTKLTGFMTASKAEIILIGKKLAQEANWLQELDSSYRDPYATINAKVVLVDGPAEEIFKIHKPSKPSLSSYINGVIESSIQNNQSVSSTIQQLMREQNEEGMTQAVPIIKKTKNEIDTVGIAFLNRKGKYLTHIPKKDVKFFNLINKQKSSGRMILHLALPPKKSNKKTNTSIFVQNATRKVVVNFQNGKFVFNLDIYANVALIEKTNANLIKGHYDNKKNINNLKRAIQKEINNNLQNMLYEIQQNKIDPIGLSLYARAFQYKEWKKVKGDWLQALAEAKINVKTHVKIKDTGTIRN, encoded by the coding sequence TTGATTCGAAAATGGATATGGATTGTAATTTGTTGTGTATATATAATTGGTTGTAGTCAGAGAATTCCTCTTGAGAAGGTTTCATTAATCCTGTTAATTGGCTTGGATAGAACCCCTAATGGAGATATAAAAGTGGGAACAAGCATACCACTCTTTCATCATAAACAGCAAAAAAGTACTATAGAACATTGGACACAAGCATCAACTGTATATACTGGATTCAGTAAGATAGACACAAAGTTAACGGGCTTTATGACAGCTTCCAAAGCTGAAATCATTTTAATTGGGAAAAAATTAGCGCAAGAAGCAAATTGGTTGCAGGAGCTTGATTCTTCTTACCGTGATCCTTACGCTACCATTAATGCTAAAGTAGTACTTGTAGATGGACCTGCAGAAGAAATTTTTAAAATTCATAAGCCTAGTAAACCATCACTTTCATCTTATATAAATGGTGTAATTGAATCGTCAATTCAAAATAACCAATCCGTCTCTTCTACAATTCAACAATTAATGAGAGAACAAAATGAAGAAGGAATGACGCAAGCTGTTCCAATTATCAAAAAAACAAAGAATGAAATCGACACAGTAGGAATTGCATTTTTAAATCGAAAAGGGAAATATTTAACTCATATCCCTAAAAAAGATGTTAAATTTTTCAATCTTATAAATAAGCAAAAAAGTAGCGGGCGAATGATACTACACCTTGCGCTTCCTCCTAAAAAGTCCAACAAAAAAACAAACACTTCTATCTTCGTACAGAACGCGACAAGGAAGGTAGTTGTTAATTTTCAAAACGGAAAGTTTGTATTTAATCTCGATATATATGCTAATGTAGCTTTAATAGAAAAAACCAATGCGAATTTAATTAAGGGGCACTATGATAATAAAAAAAATATAAATAATTTAAAAAGGGCTATTCAAAAAGAAATTAATAATAATTTACAAAATATGTTGTATGAAATACAGCAGAATAAAATTGATCCAATCGGATTATCCCTATATGCTAGAGCATTTCAATATAAAGAGTGGAAAAAAGTAAAAGGTGATTGGTTGCAAGCGTTAGCAGAGGCTAAAATAAATGTAAAGACGCACGTCAAAATAAAAGATACTGGGACCATTAGAAATTAG
- a CDS encoding lytic polysaccharide monooxygenase — translation MNLKLTSKLERLRKSKKGIGACVLAAGMTAITMIPQSAYAHGFVEKPSSRAALCSQNYGALNLNCGNVMYEPQSLEAPKGFPDGGPIDGKIASAGGLFGGTLDQQTTNRWFKNTIKGGANTFTWKYTAAHLTSKWHYYITKKGWDPNKPLTRAELEPIGTVKHDGSAASNNLTHTINVPTDRNGYHVILAVWDVADTSNAFYNVIDVNLVNNETPDTVAPSQPTELNASKVSANSVEITWKASTDNIGVKEYQVLRNGEVIDTVPGTTFIDKKLKADTEYTYTIKALDSAGNISKESEKLKVKTTHAIPDKEAPTQPKGLHSMGTTATTVDLMWSPSEDNVDVDHYIVYRESAGVMNKIGTSANTSFIDKGLKANTSYKYVVTAVDLAGNESSRSDVLNVTTKLEDSTYEKWDARKVYTKGDRVVHEGKVYEAVQDHQGNGDSNWIFALSLWKPVLNK, via the coding sequence ATGAATTTGAAATTAACATCTAAATTGGAAAGATTAAGAAAAAGTAAAAAAGGAATTGGTGCTTGTGTTCTGGCTGCAGGGATGACGGCAATTACAATGATTCCTCAAAGTGCGTATGCACATGGGTTTGTTGAAAAACCGAGTAGTCGTGCTGCTTTATGTAGTCAGAATTATGGGGCATTAAATTTAAATTGTGGAAATGTAATGTATGAACCTCAAAGTCTAGAAGCACCTAAAGGGTTTCCAGATGGTGGACCGATTGATGGTAAAATTGCTTCGGCAGGAGGATTATTTGGAGGAACTCTTGACCAACAAACAACAAATCGTTGGTTCAAAAACACAATTAAGGGTGGAGCAAATACATTTACATGGAAATATACAGCTGCACATCTTACAAGTAAATGGCATTACTACATTACAAAAAAGGGATGGGATCCTAATAAACCATTAACGCGTGCTGAATTAGAACCAATTGGAACTGTGAAACATGACGGTTCGGCTGCATCAAATAATTTAACACATACAATTAATGTACCAACTGATCGTAATGGTTATCATGTTATTTTAGCTGTATGGGATGTAGCAGATACGTCAAATGCCTTTTATAATGTAATTGATGTAAATTTAGTAAATAATGAAACACCTGATACAGTAGCTCCAAGTCAACCAACTGAATTAAATGCCTCTAAAGTTTCTGCCAATAGTGTTGAAATAACATGGAAGGCTTCTACTGATAATATAGGTGTAAAAGAATATCAAGTGTTACGTAATGGAGAAGTAATTGATACGGTACCAGGTACAACTTTTATTGATAAAAAGTTAAAAGCAGATACGGAATATACCTATACAATAAAGGCATTAGACTCTGCTGGAAACATATCAAAAGAAAGTGAAAAACTAAAGGTTAAGACAACACATGCAATCCCAGATAAAGAGGCTCCGACTCAACCAAAAGGATTACATAGTATGGGTACAACAGCGACAACTGTTGATTTGATGTGGAGTCCGTCAGAAGATAATGTAGATGTTGACCATTATATTGTATATAGAGAAAGCGCTGGGGTTATGAATAAAATTGGGACATCAGCTAATACATCCTTTATAGATAAAGGTTTGAAGGCTAATACATCGTATAAATATGTAGTGACAGCGGTTGATTTAGCTGGAAATGAATCTAGTAGAAGTGATGTTTTGAATGTAACTACTAAGTTAGAGGATTCCACATATGAAAAATGGGATGCAAGAAAAGTATATACTAAAGGTGATAGGGTAGTACATGAGGGAAAAGTGTATGAAGCGGTTCAAGATCATCAAGGAAATGGCGACTCAAATTGGATTTTTGCCTTATCGCTTTGGAAGCCAGTTTTGAATAAATGA
- a CDS encoding GNAT family N-acetyltransferase, which produces MIVLKTERLNLRWFDIKDAPFILDLVNDPAWIQFIGDKGVRNLEDAKNYIVNGPIDMYNKLGFGLYLVERKEDLTPLGMCGLIKRDSLEDVDIGFAFLETFRSKGYGYESASAIIEYGVQKLGMKRIVAITSIDNIASGKLLEKVGLRFEKIISDSGEDLKLFGYNA; this is translated from the coding sequence TTGATAGTTCTTAAAACTGAACGTCTTAATCTTCGTTGGTTTGATATAAAAGACGCTCCTTTTATTCTTGATTTAGTAAACGATCCTGCATGGATTCAGTTTATCGGTGACAAAGGAGTTAGAAACTTAGAAGATGCAAAAAATTATATTGTAAACGGTCCTATCGATATGTATAACAAACTCGGATTTGGCCTTTACTTAGTAGAACGCAAAGAAGATCTCACTCCACTTGGTATGTGTGGCCTTATTAAAAGAGATTCATTAGAAGACGTTGATATCGGATTTGCCTTTTTGGAAACATTCCGTTCAAAAGGATATGGCTACGAGTCAGCTTCTGCGATAATCGAATACGGTGTACAAAAGCTCGGCATGAAACGAATTGTAGCAATTACTTCTATAGATAACATCGCCTCAGGAAAGCTTTTAGAAAAAGTAGGATTACGATTTGAGAAAATCATTTCAGATTCAGGAGAAGATTTAAAATTATTTGGGTATAACGCATAG